CCGCGTTCGAGCCGCGACCGGTTCGAGGTGGCGTCTTTCTCGACGCTGACGAGTTCGTCGGCCGCGCCGACCAGTTCCTCGTCGTGGCTGACGACGACGATCTGTTCGACGCCCAGTTTGCGCATCGACTCGATCAGCGAGACGAGCTGGGTGACGTGCCCCGAGTCGAGGAACACCGTCGGCTCGTCCAAGATCAGCGGCGGCATCGGCGCGGTCCCCTCGACGCCCTCGGCCAGCAGCCGGTAGATCGCACACCGCAGGCTGAGGTTGAACAGCGCCCGCTCGCCGCCCGAGAGCTGTTCGGGCTCCAGGGGCTCGCCGTCTTTCTGGTAGACGGTCAGCCGGTAGTCGCCGTCGAGGTCGATCGAGGCGTAGGAGTCGTTGCGGTAGACCAGCTCGAACGTCTCGTTGAGCAGCCGTTCGAGCGTCTCGACGTTGCGCTGGCGCAGCTCCGTCCGCAGGTCGCCGTAGGTCGCCTGCAGCGTCTCCGCTTCCTCGTACAGCGACGCCAGCTTCTCGCGGCGGGCCTCGACCGCCGCCAGGCGCTCGCGAAGCTGTTCTAAGTCCTCGATCTTCTCCTCGACGCGGCCGATCCGCCCCTGGACGTCGTCCCGTCGGTCTTCGAGATCCGCGAGCTTCTCGTCGACCTTCTCGATGTAGCTCTCGGCGTTGCGCTTGTCCTCCCGCGCCGCCTCGACGCGCTCCTCGTCGAACTCCGACTCCAGTTCGCGTTTGCGCTCGCGCTTCGCCGAGAGCTGGTCCCGGCGTTCGTCGTTCATCGTCTTCCAGTCCGCACGGCGGTCCCGCAACGTCTCGATCTCCTCCGCGAGGTCGGCCCGCTCGTCGGCGATCTCGGCCAGCCGTCGCAGCGTTTCGACGGTCTCCCTGATCTCCGCGCGTTCGGTGTTTATCCGCCCGAGTTCGGCCCGCGTCTCGGCGACCTCGTCTTCGAGCGTGGCCACTCGCTCGCGTTTCGTCTCCGCCTCGCGCTCGTACTCCTCGGCCGAGTCCCGCAACTGGTCGCGCTTCTCGCGGCGCTCCGCGACCGTCTCGCGCTTTTCGGCGAGCAACTGCTCGACGCTGTCGCGATTCTCCGCGAGGCGGTCGACCCGCCGCTCGGCCTCGCGGAGGGCTTCGGCCCGTTCGATGCGCTCGTCGAGGGCGTCGCGCTCGCGTTCGAGTTCGTCCCGGCGGTCTTCGAGCGCGGCCAGTTCCTCGCGTTTCTCGTCTAGCACGTCGACGTGCGGCGAGTCGTCGACCGGCTGTCCACACTCCGGGCACTTGCCCTCGTCGAGCAGCGCTTCCCCGTCCTCGATCGCGTTCGTCGCGGCCTTGATGTCCGCCGTCACGTCGCCGAGGTCGTCGGCGAGGGCCTCGCGCTCGGCTTCGAGGGAGTCGAGGTGGGCCGCCGCCTCGCCGAACGCGACCGGGGCGTCGTCGAACCGCGATCGGGCGGTTTCGATCTCCGATTCGAGGTCCGCAAGTTTCGCCTCGCGGTCGTCGATCGTCTCCGCGTCCGCGTCGAGTTGCGCTTCGAGGTCGGCCGCCTCCGAGCGCGCCCGTTCGGCGTCCGCGTCGAGGTCGGCCGCCTCCTCGCGGAGGCGCTCGATCTCGCCGTTCTTCTCGGTGATCGCGACCCGGACGTCCTCGAGGTCGTCGCGGAGCGTCTCGTCCCGGTCGTCGAGGGCCTCGATCCGGTCGTCGACCGCCTCGCGGTCGGGGTCGTCTCCCAGTTCCGCGTCGACGGCCCCGAGTAACTCGCCGCGTTCGTCCGCCAGTTCCTCCCGTCGCGCCTCGCGCTCGCGGATCTCGTCTTTCGCGTCCTCGCGCTCGCGTTCGGTCTCGGTGATCTTCTCCCGAAGCGCGTCGATCTCGGACTCCAGCGTCTCGATTTCGGCCCGTGTCTCCTCGTGTCGTTCGAGGACGGTTTCGGCGGCCTCCAGCGTCGACCGGGCCTGCTCGCGCTGGTCCTCGAAGTGGTCGATCTCC
The Salinilacihabitans rarus DNA segment above includes these coding regions:
- the rad50 gene encoding DNA double-strand break repair ATPase Rad50, with the translated sequence MRVQRVRLRNFKCYGDADLSLDRGVTVVHGVNGSGKSTLLEAVFFALYGSKALDDRTLDDVITTGEEECEVELWFAHDGADYRIERRLKLRGDRAATTKCVLEGAGGTIEGARDVRREVATLLRMDADAFVNCAYVRQGEVNKLIHASPGERQDMIDDLLQLGALEDYRERASDARLGVDDVLREVRGEVKNLESQIEQKEAQNLHEQLNDLKSRQRELSGEIDHFEDQREQARSTLEAAETVLERHEETRAEIETLESEIDALREKITETEREREDAKDEIREREARREELADERGELLGAVDAELGDDPDREAVDDRIEALDDRDETLRDDLEDVRVAITEKNGEIERLREEAADLDADAERARSEAADLEAQLDADAETIDDREAKLADLESEIETARSRFDDAPVAFGEAAAHLDSLEAEREALADDLGDVTADIKAATNAIEDGEALLDEGKCPECGQPVDDSPHVDVLDEKREELAALEDRRDELERERDALDERIERAEALREAERRVDRLAENRDSVEQLLAEKRETVAERREKRDQLRDSAEEYEREAETKRERVATLEDEVAETRAELGRINTERAEIRETVETLRRLAEIADERADLAEEIETLRDRRADWKTMNDERRDQLSAKRERKRELESEFDEERVEAAREDKRNAESYIEKVDEKLADLEDRRDDVQGRIGRVEEKIEDLEQLRERLAAVEARREKLASLYEEAETLQATYGDLRTELRQRNVETLERLLNETFELVYRNDSYASIDLDGDYRLTVYQKDGEPLEPEQLSGGERALFNLSLRCAIYRLLAEGVEGTAPMPPLILDEPTVFLDSGHVTQLVSLIESMRKLGVEQIVVVSHDEELVGAADELVSVEKDATSNRSRLERGEPPEAALLSSD